The region CTACAGCTTGTGCTGCAGCAGCCACTCCATAGTGAATGAAGGTGTCCATGGTGCGCGCCTCTTTGGCACTCATATAGGACTCAATATCAAACCCCTTGACTTCACCTGCAATTTTGCAGTTGAAAGTAGAGGCATCAAATTTGGTGATCAAGCCTACGCCCGACTGACCAGCCAGCAAACTAGCCCAAGTAGTGTCAACCGTGTTTCCAACGGGACTGACACAACCCAAACCGGTGACAACAACACGACGACGGGACATAGGGATCAACAGTCAGTGGTTTGTGTGAAATAAGCCAGCCCTAGACAAATGGCTGGCTGAGAATGGGGTTGCGTCAGTGAAGGCTATAGGGACACGTCACCTAAGCTCCACTGACTGTTGCGGCAACCTCAAGGGCAACCGCATAACAAGGCCTTAAGCCTTTTTGTGGGTATTGGCGTAATCGATAGCGTTTTGCACTGTAGTGATCTTTTCAGCATCTTCATCAGGGATTTCGATACCAAACTCATCTTCAAGTGCCATCACCAGTTCAACGGTGTCCAAAGAGTCTGCACCCAGATCAGCCACAAAGGCTTTTTCGTTGGTGACTT is a window of Rhodoferax lithotrophicus DNA encoding:
- the acpP gene encoding acyl carrier protein, with amino-acid sequence MSDIEARVKKIIAEQLGVEESQVTNEKAFVADLGADSLDTVELVMALEDEFGIEIPDEDAEKITTVQNAIDYANTHKKA